A window of Paenibacillus sp. 19GGS1-52 contains these coding sequences:
- a CDS encoding McrC family protein: MKKTYVIVEYDSFTYNEAAQSEHLHFLPQPTFDQLEQFILANKQDSDTSPLELMSISSKRGVGKIISAKNYVGLITMKNGTVIEILPKLYNKDNVGSEIEIKRVFLEMLKSLKEIPFKHFNVASLHIEKNSVFEIFIRMFIEETYTLVKRGLKSAYMAQQDNEYFYKGKLLVSQHIIANIAHKERFFIEYDVFNVNRAENKLVKATLLFLRKLTSSTTSQRELRTLLTAFEAVDPSINYEVDFGKIISNRNMKEYENILKWCRVFLLNKSFTTFSGSQVAYALLFPMEKIFESYVAVKLNQALDKSYYQMKTQDRMYHLFDEPERRFLLKPDIVVQHDNSTIVLDTKWKLLSMTNSNYGISQADMYQMYAYSKKYNSQLVILLYPWNQRVKDLTKPITYHSKDKVTVLIHFVNLLEMKESIQQIIMQIKECMRI; this comes from the coding sequence ATGAAAAAAACATATGTGATCGTAGAATACGATTCCTTTACCTATAATGAAGCTGCGCAATCAGAGCATCTACATTTCCTACCCCAGCCAACCTTTGACCAGTTGGAACAATTTATATTGGCAAATAAACAAGATTCTGATACATCACCATTAGAATTAATGAGCATTTCCAGTAAACGTGGAGTAGGGAAAATTATCAGTGCCAAAAATTATGTCGGCTTGATCACCATGAAGAATGGTACTGTAATTGAAATTCTGCCTAAACTATATAACAAAGATAATGTTGGTTCTGAAATCGAGATTAAACGAGTATTTCTAGAAATGCTAAAGTCACTCAAGGAGATTCCATTCAAGCATTTTAATGTTGCCAGTCTACATATTGAAAAAAACAGTGTTTTCGAAATATTCATTCGTATGTTTATTGAAGAAACGTATACATTGGTCAAACGCGGGCTGAAATCTGCATATATGGCTCAGCAAGATAACGAGTATTTCTATAAGGGGAAACTCTTAGTCTCACAGCACATCATCGCAAACATTGCTCATAAAGAACGCTTTTTTATTGAGTATGATGTCTTTAATGTCAATCGTGCGGAGAACAAATTGGTTAAGGCAACCTTGTTATTCCTAAGGAAATTAACTTCCAGTACGACTAGTCAGAGAGAACTTCGGACTTTGTTAACCGCATTTGAAGCTGTCGATCCGTCCATTAATTACGAGGTGGATTTCGGGAAAATTATATCGAATCGCAATATGAAAGAGTATGAAAATATTCTAAAATGGTGCAGAGTCTTCCTGCTTAATAAAAGCTTCACCACCTTCTCCGGAAGCCAAGTGGCTTATGCTCTTCTATTCCCAATGGAAAAGATCTTTGAAAGCTATGTCGCTGTAAAGCTGAATCAAGCATTGGACAAATCTTATTATCAAATGAAAACTCAGGATAGAATGTATCACCTGTTTGATGAACCCGAACGACGCTTCCTATTAAAACCTGACATTGTTGTCCAGCATGATAATTCCACTATTGTACTGGATACAAAATGGAAGCTGTTATCAATGACGAATAGCAATTATGGGATTTCGCAAGCTGATATGTATCAGATGTATGCTTATAGCAAGAAGTATAACTCCCAACTGGTTATTCTACTCTATCCTTGGAACCAGCGCGTAAAAGATTTAACTAAACCTATTACCTATCATAGTAAAGACAAGGTAACTGTGCTTATTCACTTCGTGAATTTGTTGGAGATGAAAGAGAGTATTCAGCAGATTATTATGCAAATAAAAGAATGTATGAGGATATAG
- a CDS encoding response regulator transcription factor, whose translation MNQLCKVLIVDDEILVRQGIKYVLDWEREGFQIVGEASNGQEALDFLKIEKPHIVITDIVMPVMNGEELTRLVKRDHPDMEVIVLSSFSEFDYVRSTFQNGVADYILKPKLEAEALLQVLKKTRGRINGLESERAPQDHSLSVDSLLSRLVSGYKMELDADLVKVHFPHGLFTFLGCEVNRSVLKDKHYMNQLRESIEEMLKEQVPGLVLYKISGEQEGILLLLNVEEKRWPETVLAIKAFSQSIAESEPELRFTLSQDFRQFGELAGVYQESHLKLQQYRFFFPDQVLLIHNELPALGAEPEKFNLTPFTEQLKRLQLEEAFTDLRQYVTAISLHYESDIFQFKSFLGNIIFNVTNQFSQIKDLEEQKYALFRAIDEAQFAVEALGILESFLDLVLEQTAFQSHSSSSNANMKKLLDFIEEHYTEPLSLTDLARHFHFNPSYLSSLFTAYNKEGFKEHLNKIRTDKAAELLRAGEAPISEISSMVGYGDHSYFCKVFKKYTGCSPSGYRRQYYSQE comes from the coding sequence GTGAACCAACTGTGCAAAGTGCTTATTGTGGATGATGAAATATTGGTTCGACAGGGGATCAAATACGTGTTGGACTGGGAGCGGGAAGGCTTTCAAATTGTGGGGGAAGCTTCGAACGGGCAGGAGGCACTCGATTTCCTAAAGATTGAGAAGCCACATATTGTTATCACCGATATCGTGATGCCGGTGATGAACGGTGAGGAATTGACGCGGCTTGTAAAGCGGGACCATCCCGATATGGAGGTCATTGTACTAAGCAGCTTCAGTGAATTTGATTACGTACGCTCTACCTTTCAGAATGGGGTAGCCGACTATATATTGAAGCCGAAGCTGGAAGCGGAGGCGCTGCTTCAGGTATTAAAAAAGACAAGAGGAAGAATTAACGGTCTCGAATCAGAGCGGGCGCCGCAGGATCATAGCCTTTCGGTAGATTCTTTACTCAGCAGGCTTGTATCCGGTTACAAAATGGAGCTTGATGCAGATTTGGTTAAGGTTCACTTTCCGCACGGGCTGTTCACTTTTCTGGGCTGTGAAGTCAATCGTTCCGTACTTAAGGATAAGCATTATATGAATCAGCTTAGAGAAAGTATTGAAGAGATGCTTAAAGAGCAGGTTCCGGGTCTAGTGCTATATAAGATCTCTGGAGAGCAAGAGGGAATCCTCTTGCTGCTTAATGTGGAGGAGAAAAGGTGGCCGGAAACCGTTCTGGCAATAAAAGCATTCTCACAGTCCATCGCAGAGAGTGAGCCAGAGCTGCGCTTTACACTTAGCCAGGATTTTCGGCAGTTTGGCGAGTTGGCAGGCGTGTATCAGGAGAGCCACTTGAAGCTGCAGCAATATCGTTTCTTTTTCCCTGATCAGGTCTTACTGATCCACAATGAGCTTCCGGCGCTGGGGGCCGAGCCCGAAAAGTTCAATCTGACCCCGTTCACAGAGCAGCTCAAGCGTCTGCAACTGGAGGAGGCGTTCACAGACTTGAGACAGTATGTGACTGCTATATCACTGCATTATGAAAGCGATATCTTTCAGTTTAAATCCTTCTTAGGCAATATTATCTTCAATGTTACCAATCAGTTCAGTCAGATCAAGGATCTGGAAGAGCAGAAATATGCGTTATTTCGGGCGATTGATGAAGCACAGTTTGCGGTTGAGGCGCTGGGGATTCTGGAATCTTTTTTGGATCTCGTGCTGGAACAGACCGCTTTCCAAAGCCATTCTTCGAGTAGTAATGCCAATATGAAGAAGCTGTTGGATTTCATTGAGGAGCATTATACAGAGCCACTTAGTCTAACTGACCTAGCCCGTCATTTCCACTTTAATCCTTCTTATCTGTCTAGCCTATTCACTGCGTACAACAAAGAGGGCTTTAAGGAGCATCTGAATAAGATTCGAACGGACAAGGCAGCAGAGCTGCTGCGTGCGGGCGAGGCGCCGATCTCGGAGATTAGCAGCATGGTCGGTTACGGGGATCATAGTTATTTTTGCAAGGTGTTCAAAAAATATACGGGCTGTTCGCCGAGCGGCTATAGAAGGCAATATTACAGTCAGGAGTAG
- a CDS encoding AAA family ATPase, which produces MADNAKDQAKRFKDWLSLQKKANGENYTANTIVSYASSLSTAPRRLTGILLKTTNIYEITSSEIFKRERIIMENAENFNEVNDKAGNRAFQYALKNYEDFLIHQEQQAILDPDGHSKLTSPINSLNDMEVIPMDKNIILYGPPGTGKTYNTVVYAVAIIENKALSTIYQEMETAGYEEGYKAILTRYHTYKNNEQIVFTTFHQSYGYEEFIEGIKPQLETIGDTENNGDNLSYQIKPGIFKKFCETAQNPIIQDRNEYGIGVDPTIWKVSLGGSRENYVRRDCLINNRIRIGWDIYGEMITDETDFSTDKGKNILSRFINEMCIGDIVLSLYDEKNIDAIGVITGDYEWLKDVNDYKRSRKVTWLVKDIRENIYELNGNTVMTLGSVYRLNRITLADTLKIVQKHSSALGTSVTENTNNYVFIIDEINRGNISKIFGELITLIEPSKRIGQMEEIKVKLPYSQIEFGVPNNVYILATMNTADRSIALIDTALRRRFQFSEILPNPQIFKGIEVEGIHINDMLSCMNSRIEVLYDREHTIGHAYFMSLISTPTLANLSRIFKNTIIPLLQEYFCEDYLKIQLVLGDHNKEITDQFISAKQIDSKKLFGNTSLIDLDDEVVYFVNEQAFGNIDSYFKIYNL; this is translated from the coding sequence ATGGCAGATAATGCAAAAGATCAAGCGAAACGATTTAAAGATTGGTTAAGTTTGCAAAAAAAAGCGAACGGAGAAAATTATACCGCAAATACAATAGTAAGCTATGCATCCTCATTATCAACTGCTCCTAGAAGACTTACTGGTATTTTATTGAAAACTACTAATATCTATGAGATAACATCAAGTGAGATTTTCAAAAGAGAACGAATCATAATGGAAAATGCAGAAAATTTTAATGAAGTCAATGACAAAGCTGGTAACAGAGCCTTCCAGTATGCCCTCAAAAACTATGAGGATTTTCTGATCCACCAAGAACAGCAAGCTATCCTTGATCCTGATGGTCATTCTAAACTTACTTCACCCATAAATTCGCTAAATGATATGGAGGTTATACCCATGGACAAAAATATTATATTATATGGGCCTCCCGGAACAGGGAAAACATATAACACAGTTGTTTATGCAGTTGCCATTATTGAGAATAAAGCGCTCAGTACCATTTATCAGGAAATGGAGACGGCCGGTTATGAGGAAGGCTATAAAGCTATTTTGACTCGATATCATACCTACAAGAATAATGAACAAATTGTATTTACCACCTTCCATCAGTCTTACGGTTACGAAGAGTTTATTGAAGGGATTAAGCCCCAGCTTGAAACAATAGGTGATACAGAGAATAACGGGGACAATTTGTCATATCAAATCAAGCCAGGAATATTCAAGAAATTCTGTGAAACGGCACAAAATCCAATCATACAGGATCGAAATGAATATGGAATCGGCGTAGATCCGACAATTTGGAAAGTATCTCTAGGTGGATCACGTGAAAATTATGTACGGAGAGATTGTCTTATCAATAATAGAATAAGAATCGGTTGGGACATCTATGGAGAAATGATTACGGACGAAACAGATTTCAGTACAGATAAAGGAAAAAATATTTTGTCGCGCTTTATTAATGAAATGTGTATTGGAGATATTGTACTATCCCTATACGATGAAAAAAATATAGACGCAATCGGTGTAATAACTGGTGATTATGAATGGCTCAAGGATGTGAATGACTATAAACGGTCACGAAAAGTAACTTGGCTCGTCAAGGATATTCGAGAAAACATATATGAATTAAATGGAAATACGGTAATGACCTTAGGCTCAGTCTATAGATTAAACCGGATAACACTTGCTGATACTTTGAAAATAGTACAAAAACACAGTTCCGCGCTAGGTACCAGTGTCACTGAAAACACAAATAATTATGTATTTATCATTGACGAAATTAACCGTGGAAATATTTCCAAGATATTTGGTGAATTGATTACGTTAATAGAACCCTCAAAACGTATTGGACAAATGGAAGAGATTAAGGTGAAACTACCTTACTCACAGATAGAGTTTGGCGTTCCCAATAATGTATATATACTTGCTACTATGAATACCGCTGATAGATCCATTGCTCTGATTGACACTGCACTGCGTCGCCGCTTCCAATTTTCTGAAATCTTGCCTAATCCGCAGATCTTTAAGGGTATTGAGGTTGAAGGCATCCATATCAACGATATGCTGTCCTGCATGAATAGCCGCATAGAAGTCCTGTACGACAGAGAACATACTATTGGCCATGCCTACTTCATGTCACTAATAAGCACGCCCACTTTAGCGAACCTTTCCCGAATATTTAAGAATACAATCATTCCACTATTGCAGGAGTATTTCTGTGAGGATTATCTTAAAATCCAACTTGTGCTGGGAGATCACAATAAAGAAATAACAGATCAATTTATTAGCGCAAAGCAAATTGATTCAAAGAAGCTGTTTGGGAATACAAGCTTGATAGATTTGGATGATGAAGTCGTATACTTCGTGAACGAACAAGCCTTTGGAAATATTGATTCCTACTTCAAAATATATAACTTGTAG
- a CDS encoding ABC transporter substrate-binding protein, which produces MKKSFVLLLICMIMLTACGSNSGTKNNAEAGNAGTKKAKEITIWAWDPAFNIAALEVAKKEYAKTNPDVKVNIVEYAQSDIIQKLNTGLNSGTTKGLPNIVLIEDYRAQGFLQSYKDSFYDLSGSIKGTDFADYKSGPTSLDGKQYGVPFDSGVTGLYVRTDYLEQAGYKLSDLQDIDWKQYIEIGKKIKEKTGKALITLDPNDLGLIRMMIQSAGSWYLAADGKTPDIAGNVALKEAFEIYKEMTEANVANVHADWSQFVAALNSGDVASVPTGNWISPSITAEATQSGKWAIAPIPTLPGNDKSVHATNLGGSSWYVMNVDGKETAADFMATTFGSDADMYQTLLTDIGVIGTFKAAASGEAYGKASEFFGGQKVVSDFAKWTEQIPSVNYGINTYAIEDILIVEMQNYLNGKDIDKVLSDAQAQAESQIK; this is translated from the coding sequence ATGAAAAAGAGCTTTGTGTTATTGCTGATCTGCATGATCATGCTAACAGCCTGTGGTTCAAATTCAGGCACCAAAAACAATGCAGAAGCGGGAAACGCCGGAACCAAGAAAGCTAAGGAAATTACGATTTGGGCATGGGACCCGGCCTTTAATATTGCTGCACTTGAAGTGGCCAAAAAAGAATATGCAAAAACAAATCCTGATGTGAAGGTCAATATTGTCGAGTATGCCCAGAGTGATATTATTCAAAAGCTGAATACCGGCCTCAACTCAGGCACGACAAAAGGATTGCCGAACATCGTGCTGATTGAGGATTATCGGGCGCAGGGTTTCTTGCAGTCCTATAAAGATTCATTCTACGATCTCAGCGGTTCCATTAAGGGTACGGATTTTGCAGATTATAAGAGCGGACCAACAAGCCTTGATGGCAAGCAATACGGTGTTCCTTTTGATTCCGGAGTAACCGGTTTGTATGTCAGAACGGACTATCTGGAGCAAGCTGGCTACAAGCTGTCTGATCTGCAGGATATTGACTGGAAGCAATACATCGAAATCGGCAAAAAGATAAAAGAGAAAACGGGTAAAGCTTTGATTACACTAGACCCTAATGACCTCGGCCTGATCCGCATGATGATTCAATCTGCAGGCTCATGGTATCTGGCAGCAGACGGTAAGACACCTGATATTGCAGGCAATGTAGCCCTGAAAGAAGCTTTCGAGATCTATAAAGAAATGACGGAGGCCAACGTAGCTAACGTACATGCCGACTGGAGCCAGTTCGTAGCGGCGTTAAATAGCGGAGATGTTGCATCGGTACCAACTGGCAACTGGATCTCCCCTTCGATCACCGCTGAAGCTACGCAATCCGGTAAATGGGCAATCGCTCCAATTCCGACGCTGCCTGGCAATGATAAATCGGTTCATGCTACCAACCTCGGCGGCAGTTCATGGTATGTCATGAATGTGGACGGCAAAGAGACAGCCGCTGACTTTATGGCTACAACCTTCGGCTCCGATGCAGATATGTATCAAACACTGCTAACCGATATCGGAGTTATCGGTACATTCAAAGCAGCGGCTAGTGGCGAAGCTTATGGCAAGGCTAGTGAGTTCTTCGGCGGACAAAAGGTAGTCTCCGACTTTGCAAAATGGACGGAACAGATTCCTAGTGTCAATTATGGTATCAACACTTATGCAATTGAGGACATACTGATTGTAGAAATGCAGAACTACCTGAATGGCAAAGACATTGACAAGGTACTTAGTGATGCACAGGCACAGGCAGAATCACAAATTAAATAA
- a CDS encoding GNAT family N-acetyltransferase, with amino-acid sequence MVIIKEIEAESLLALSGLYQELINRPTDFNKLEQVFKVVKADSRYIVLGAFVDGELLGSLMGIVCQDLVGDCKPFMVIENVVVSSTARRLGLGKKLMLAIEEIAQERDCYYIILVSGAQRKEAHVFYESLGYRDEPVEGYRKHLTSH; translated from the coding sequence ATGGTCATCATTAAAGAAATTGAAGCGGAATCGCTTCTTGCATTAAGCGGGTTATATCAGGAGCTGATTAACAGACCCACTGACTTTAACAAGCTGGAGCAGGTCTTTAAGGTAGTTAAGGCGGATAGCCGCTACATAGTGTTGGGTGCTTTTGTGGATGGAGAACTACTAGGGTCGTTGATGGGGATTGTCTGCCAGGATCTTGTAGGAGATTGTAAGCCGTTTATGGTCATAGAGAATGTAGTGGTTTCTTCGACTGCCCGGCGTTTAGGGCTTGGTAAAAAACTCATGCTGGCTATTGAAGAAATCGCGCAGGAACGTGACTGCTACTATATTATCTTGGTGTCTGGGGCGCAGCGGAAGGAAGCGCATGTGTTCTATGAGTCGTTAGGCTATAGAGACGAGCCGGTTGAAGGCTATCGGAAGCATCTGACTTCACATTAA
- a CDS encoding NAD-dependent malic enzyme, whose protein sequence is MSIATTMIIRLEIRKSEASFGDVASGIAAAGGDIVAIDVIRAGKDVTTRDITVNVQDAGNEEVVSVLSKMSGIKVINVSDSTFLAHIGGKIEITPKMRIKNREDLSQVYTPGVARVSMAIAQDPGKAYSLTMKRNTVAVVTDGTAVLGLGDIGPEAAMPVMEGKAMLFKQLAGIDAFPLCLNTKNADEIVNIVKAVSPGFGGINLEDISSPRCFDIERRLVAELDIPVFHDDQHGTAVVALAGLLNALKVVGKTIKNVRIVVVGIGAAGVSICNLLLAAGVQNISAVDRAGILSREIHYDNAEWQKLAALTNPAGMVGGLQEAMLGADVFIGVSGGGILSVDHLKSMAPDNIVFAMANPSPEIEPDLAEPHVRVLATGRSDYPNQINNVLCFPGIFRGALDCRARTVNLEMKLAAARAIASVVLEDELNEQYIIPSIFNEKVVEHVRLAVIEAAIATDMARRIPPDIADREK, encoded by the coding sequence TACGTGCGGGTAAGGATGTGACTACCCGGGATATCACTGTAAATGTGCAGGATGCCGGGAATGAAGAGGTTGTAAGCGTATTATCTAAGATGTCGGGGATTAAAGTGATTAATGTGTCGGACTCGACTTTTTTGGCCCATATCGGTGGCAAAATAGAAATTACGCCAAAGATGCGCATCAAGAACCGGGAGGATCTGTCACAGGTATACACACCTGGTGTGGCTCGTGTAAGCATGGCAATCGCTCAAGACCCTGGCAAAGCTTATTCGTTGACGATGAAAAGGAATACGGTAGCCGTCGTTACCGATGGGACAGCGGTGCTTGGGTTAGGGGACATAGGACCGGAAGCGGCGATGCCGGTGATGGAGGGCAAGGCCATGCTTTTTAAACAATTGGCTGGTATTGATGCCTTCCCCCTGTGCCTAAATACAAAAAATGCGGATGAAATCGTAAATATTGTGAAAGCGGTTTCACCAGGATTTGGCGGGATCAATCTGGAGGATATCAGCTCTCCACGCTGCTTTGATATTGAACGGCGGCTTGTGGCCGAATTGGATATTCCGGTGTTTCATGATGATCAGCACGGAACGGCAGTTGTAGCGTTGGCCGGTCTGTTGAATGCGCTGAAGGTAGTAGGAAAAACCATCAAAAACGTCAGAATTGTTGTTGTCGGCATCGGTGCGGCAGGAGTCTCCATCTGCAATCTATTGCTGGCTGCGGGAGTCCAGAATATAAGTGCAGTTGACCGCGCGGGCATTCTCAGCCGAGAAATACACTATGATAATGCGGAATGGCAGAAGCTGGCCGCTTTGACGAATCCCGCAGGAATGGTGGGTGGACTTCAGGAAGCAATGTTGGGTGCGGATGTGTTCATCGGGGTGTCTGGTGGGGGCATTCTGAGCGTTGATCATTTAAAAAGTATGGCCCCGGACAATATCGTCTTCGCCATGGCTAATCCCTCTCCCGAAATTGAACCGGATTTGGCGGAGCCACATGTACGGGTACTGGCGACTGGAAGAAGTGATTATCCGAATCAAATCAACAATGTGTTGTGTTTTCCTGGTATTTTCCGCGGAGCTTTGGATTGCCGAGCCAGAACAGTGAATCTCGAAATGAAGCTGGCGGCGGCGCGGGCTATTGCTTCGGTTGTCCTTGAGGATGAATTAAACGAACAGTATATTATCCCTAGTATTTTTAATGAAAAAGTAGTTGAGCATGTCCGACTGGCAGTCATCGAAGCAGCAATAGCTACGGATATGGCCCGCCGGATTCCTCCAGATATTGCGGATAGAGAGAAATAA
- a CDS encoding sensor histidine kinase, with protein sequence MRGFWERYKFHSLFIKIFIVMVFSIITVAIAASWTTVRMSERLFMETFSITNSKVINQIKANFESFHYSIVTATNNTALSGTIKSFLTEEDSNSLRVLRTYYNMTTQMKKIQSNVDAYQVGIKIMGKNGRSFSTNINNLVMTDKELRKHKLTLNTLAEPKRLMYQFYQESSTSSVKKEAEIVASKALMERTTGDIYGTLYITIQEKNFQPFYASFVSKGNDVAILNKEGQIVSSNRTELLGQQADDLLGYAQEIEDKGLDYVNVDFQGKDMIVLADYLPSYDFYIVNLIDKKTALGQMVDSKMVALICSAIVLVALTVVFLISRRLTRSLTLLTRQMSKITERNFHNYITVTGSFEFQELGHAYNYMLDELNDYVEKLVMTQKEQRNAELAALQHQINPHFLYNTLASVNFLVQQGSKEKAVHTIHALISMLQNALSNVSETITVTQELENLKSYVFINHVRYGERVRVNFFISPDCTEFHVPKLIIQPFIENAFFHGFNRKSEGYIHVLISQDASSLICEVVDNGDGMDSGDSELSLPGVESKRQLFTGIGMKNVHDRIILLYGEEYGITVVSKLNEGTAIKIRLPLINK encoded by the coding sequence ATGAGAGGATTTTGGGAACGCTACAAGTTTCATAGTCTGTTTATCAAAATATTTATCGTTATGGTGTTCAGCATTATTACTGTGGCCATTGCAGCCTCGTGGACCACGGTCCGGATGTCGGAGCGGCTGTTCATGGAAACCTTCAGCATCACTAACTCTAAGGTCATTAACCAAATTAAAGCGAACTTTGAATCCTTTCATTATTCAATTGTGACGGCAACCAATAACACCGCGCTAAGCGGTACGATTAAAAGCTTCCTGACCGAGGAGGATTCCAATTCGCTGCGGGTGCTGAGAACCTACTACAATATGACTACGCAGATGAAAAAGATTCAATCCAATGTGGACGCCTATCAGGTTGGAATCAAAATTATGGGTAAAAATGGCCGCAGTTTTTCCACAAATATAAACAACCTAGTGATGACTGACAAGGAGCTAAGAAAACATAAGCTGACATTAAATACTCTGGCCGAACCCAAAAGACTGATGTACCAGTTCTATCAAGAAAGCAGTACGTCCTCCGTGAAGAAAGAGGCGGAGATTGTAGCAAGCAAGGCCTTAATGGAGCGGACGACAGGAGATATCTATGGAACGTTGTACATAACGATTCAAGAAAAGAATTTCCAGCCTTTTTACGCAAGCTTTGTAAGTAAGGGTAATGATGTAGCCATTCTCAATAAAGAGGGGCAGATTGTTTCCAGCAATCGCACAGAGCTACTTGGACAACAAGCGGACGATTTGCTGGGTTATGCGCAGGAAATTGAAGATAAGGGATTGGATTATGTGAACGTGGATTTCCAAGGTAAAGACATGATCGTGCTGGCGGATTATCTGCCTTCTTATGATTTCTATATCGTGAACCTGATCGACAAAAAGACAGCTTTAGGCCAGATGGTGGATAGCAAAATGGTTGCTTTGATCTGCTCGGCAATCGTACTGGTAGCTCTGACTGTTGTATTTTTAATTTCTAGAAGGCTGACTCGATCATTAACCTTGCTCACGCGGCAAATGTCGAAGATTACGGAACGGAATTTCCATAATTATATTACCGTTACTGGGAGCTTTGAATTTCAGGAGCTTGGTCATGCCTATAACTATATGCTTGATGAGTTAAATGATTATGTGGAGAAGCTCGTAATGACACAAAAGGAACAGCGCAATGCCGAACTGGCTGCATTGCAGCATCAGATTAATCCGCATTTTCTGTACAATACGCTGGCTTCAGTTAACTTTCTGGTGCAGCAAGGCAGTAAGGAGAAGGCAGTGCATACCATTCATGCGCTGATCTCCATGCTGCAGAATGCACTGAGCAATGTCAGTGAAACGATTACGGTGACTCAGGAACTAGAGAATCTGAAGTCGTATGTGTTTATTAATCATGTACGCTATGGAGAGAGGGTCAGGGTGAATTTCTTTATCTCGCCGGATTGTACAGAGTTTCATGTGCCTAAGCTGATTATTCAGCCGTTTATTGAGAATGCTTTTTTCCATGGCTTTAATCGAAAAAGTGAGGGTTATATCCATGTGCTGATTTCCCAGGATGCCAGTTCACTGATCTGTGAGGTTGTAGATAACGGGGATGGCATGGATAGTGGAGACTCGGAATTGTCGCTACCAGGAGTAGAGAGCAAACGCCAGCTGTTCACAGGTATTGGAATGAAAAATGTACATGATAGGATAATTCTTTTGTACGGAGAGGAATATGGAATTACAGTTGTGAGCAAATTAAACGAAGGAACGGCTATAAAAATACGGTTGCCGCTGATTAACAAATAA
- a CDS encoding PepSY-associated TM helix domain-containing protein, whose protein sequence is MKRNRQIHLWVGLICSVFILLQSVTGLLLLEPWIIGGGEGGRGEMSAAPTASTDGTAGAAGANASTAVAAAGSTTTANAPDVAVSGRGAFGDRGGMDGGGGAVSFIKNLHEGRIGNTDISWILDLAAIGMIILTVTGIILSVKVLKSQQIRRKKLRAAA, encoded by the coding sequence ATGAAAAGAAATCGTCAAATTCACTTATGGGTCGGACTGATCTGTTCGGTCTTTATCCTGCTACAATCTGTAACCGGCTTGCTGCTGCTGGAGCCTTGGATTATCGGAGGTGGCGAAGGTGGACGTGGCGAAATGTCCGCCGCTCCAACAGCGTCAACAGACGGAACAGCAGGAGCTGCTGGAGCTAATGCAAGTACTGCAGTGGCTGCCGCAGGCAGTACAACCACTGCGAATGCTCCAGACGTTGCAGTTTCCGGTAGAGGCGCGTTCGGTGATCGCGGTGGGATGGATGGCGGAGGCGGGGCGGTTAGCTTTATCAAAAACCTGCACGAAGGAAGAATTGGGAATACGGATATCAGCTGGATCTTGGATCTTGCCGCCATCGGGATGATTATTCTTACCGTTACCGGTATTATATTATCCGTGAAGGTACTAAAGTCACAACAGATCCGCCGCAAAAAGCTGCGGGCTGCCGCTTGA
- a CDS encoding MMPL family transporter, giving the protein MFSTFTSHSDWSWTTPVCDFIMIVALGVDYSIFLMMRYREYSELGPQLAIEQVMKHTGSVIVSAVIILCGTFAAIYPTGLLTLMQLATAVIVVLILLVLVMLPLFIPALITLGDRKGRTRS; this is encoded by the coding sequence ATCTTCAGCACCTTTACCAGTCATTCTGATTGGAGTTGGACTACCCCGGTTTGTGACTTCATTATGATTGTGGCGCTCGGCGTAGATTACAGCATCTTCCTGATGATGAGATATCGGGAGTACAGTGAGTTAGGTCCTCAACTAGCGATTGAGCAAGTGATGAAACATACCGGCAGCGTGATCGTTTCAGCTGTCATTATTCTCTGCGGAACCTTTGCGGCGATTTACCCTACCGGGCTATTAACCTTAATGCAACTGGCTACAGCTGTTATTGTTGTTCTAATCCTATTGGTACTGGTCATGCTGCCGCTGTTCATTCCGGCACTCATCACGCTTGGTGACAGAAAAGGGAGAACCCGCAGTTAG